One Drosophila kikkawai strain 14028-0561.14 chromosome 3L, DkikHiC1v2, whole genome shotgun sequence genomic window carries:
- the LOC108084425 gene encoding eukaryotic translation initiation factor 5A-like, translating into MEDDGDTQFDTVDSGASKTFPMQCSALRKNGFVMLKGRPCKIVEMSTSKTGKHGHAKVHLVGVDIFTQKKYEDICPSTHNMDVPHVKREDYQLTDISDDGYVTLMADNGEIREDLKIPEGDLGGSLRSEFDEGKDLLCTVLAACGEESVIAMKTNNG; encoded by the coding sequence ATGGAAGACGACGGCGACACCCAGTTTGACACCGTGGATTCTGGTGCCTCGAAGACTTTCCCGATGCAGTGCTCGGCTCTACGGAAGAATGGCTTTGTAATGCTCAAGGGACGCCCCTGCAAGATCGTAGAGATGTCTACCTCGAAGACCGGAAAGCACGGTCACGCCAAGGTGCATCTCGTGGGGGTTGACATTTTTACCCAGAAAAAGTACGAGGATATCTGCCCCTCTACCCACAACATGGATGTGCCGCATGTGAAGCGCGAGGACTACCAACTGACGGATATCAGTGACGATGGATATGTCACCCTGATGGCAGACAACGGTGAGATACGGGAGGATCTCAAGATTCCGGAAGGTGATCTCGGAGGATCACTGCGCTCCGAGTTTGACGAAGGCAAAGACCTCCTCTGCACCGTTCTAGCGGCCTGCGGAGAAGAGAGCGTTATTGCCATGAAGACCAACAACGGATAA